In one window of Rhodoglobus vestalii DNA:
- a CDS encoding HdeD family acid-resistance protein: protein MSSLDSTTTRTTTAADLMPTLLRAHRGQLSAVAMIGLVLGVIGLLFPGATLLTVAILFGVYLIASGMYRIMAAFVATSLDSAMRWVTGILGLLIVTAGVLCLSNPFESLIALALVVGIGWILEGIVDLVGGVRGTIHPRWFGWLSGIVSMAAGVAMFVLPAADLVSLVKIGAILMIAVSLTTLLTLPRRIKKDTATGPVA from the coding sequence ATGAGCTCGCTTGATAGCACCACAACTCGCACCACAACCGCCGCCGATCTTATGCCAACACTATTGCGCGCACATCGAGGACAGCTCTCGGCCGTTGCCATGATTGGGCTCGTCTTGGGTGTTATCGGCCTGCTGTTCCCGGGTGCGACGCTCCTGACGGTGGCGATTCTTTTCGGTGTCTATCTCATCGCTTCGGGAATGTACCGAATCATGGCTGCCTTTGTTGCGACGTCGCTTGACTCCGCCATGCGTTGGGTTACCGGGATCCTGGGCCTACTCATCGTTACCGCTGGCGTGCTGTGCCTCTCCAACCCATTCGAGTCTCTTATCGCACTGGCGCTCGTGGTAGGAATTGGATGGATTCTCGAAGGAATCGTCGACCTGGTGGGCGGCGTTCGCGGCACCATCCATCCCCGCTGGTTCGGCTGGCTGAGCGGAATTGTGTCGATGGCTGCCGGAGTCGCCATGTTCGTTCTTCCGGCAGCTGACCTCGTCTCGCTCGTTAAGATCGGAGCGATCCTGATGATCGCCGTGAGTCTCACCACCCTGCTTACGCTACCCCGCCGGATCAAGAAAGATACGGCAACGGGACCCGTCGCCTAA
- a CDS encoding MarP family serine protease, with protein MNAALLLDLLLIVLLLGYAGYGINVGLTRSVFVIAGIVAGVVAAVLFAPAVARAIPEPQIRVVVTIAAAIGLIAVGHAIGHAIAKGLSEELDTSRLRGIDRAAGGVVIGVIAALVVSTVSFSVAQLGSPLLSRTIADSAVIGTIHDLTPGNVEVAIAQLRTVLADQAVPFFTAELGRTEATIPGIDTGSAALSTAAASVVRITGNAYACGQAQTGTGFIVADERVVTNAHVVAGIEQPVVEALNGQVLTGKVVYFDARDDLAIIAVPGLTPRPLPLGITARPGSSAAIQGYPFGGPITIGAALVQRISVATSPDIYGTGDFPREVYTLAGQVNPGNSGGPLLTLDGTVIGTVFARSADQENVGYAVTLTELRPVVDKAPTLNGTVSSGACIRE; from the coding sequence GTGAATGCCGCCCTTCTGCTCGACCTGCTGCTCATCGTGCTGCTGCTCGGTTACGCGGGATACGGCATCAACGTCGGACTCACCCGGAGCGTTTTTGTGATTGCCGGGATAGTGGCGGGTGTCGTCGCAGCAGTTCTATTCGCCCCCGCCGTGGCGCGCGCAATCCCTGAGCCGCAGATTCGCGTCGTCGTCACAATTGCCGCGGCTATCGGCCTAATCGCGGTCGGTCACGCCATCGGCCATGCAATTGCGAAAGGTCTGAGCGAAGAACTCGACACGAGCAGGCTTCGCGGCATCGATCGTGCGGCAGGAGGCGTCGTCATTGGCGTAATTGCCGCGCTCGTTGTCTCCACCGTAAGTTTCAGCGTTGCACAGCTCGGATCACCACTTCTCTCCCGAACAATCGCGGATTCGGCGGTGATCGGCACGATTCACGACCTCACACCGGGCAACGTCGAAGTAGCCATCGCCCAATTGCGCACCGTGCTCGCAGATCAAGCGGTGCCATTCTTCACCGCTGAACTGGGGCGTACCGAAGCGACAATTCCAGGAATCGATACCGGCAGCGCCGCACTCTCCACCGCCGCCGCATCAGTGGTGCGTATTACCGGAAACGCATACGCATGCGGACAAGCGCAAACCGGAACCGGATTTATCGTCGCCGACGAACGAGTTGTCACCAACGCGCACGTCGTTGCGGGCATCGAACAGCCGGTCGTCGAGGCGCTCAACGGCCAAGTACTCACCGGAAAAGTCGTCTACTTTGATGCGCGGGACGATCTAGCGATAATCGCCGTACCCGGCCTCACCCCTCGGCCCCTGCCCCTGGGAATCACCGCACGACCCGGCAGTAGTGCGGCAATTCAGGGTTACCCCTTCGGAGGCCCGATCACCATTGGCGCCGCACTAGTGCAGAGAATCAGCGTTGCCACCAGCCCCGACATCTACGGCACAGGAGATTTCCCTCGCGAGGTCTACACGCTTGCCGGGCAGGTGAATCCCGGAAACTCAGGCGGCCCATTGCTCACCCTCGATGGCACCGTCATAGGGACGGTGTTCGCCCGAAGCGCCGACCAAGAAAACGTGGGCTATGCGGTAACTCTCACCGAACTCCGGCCCGTCGTAGACAAAGCCCCCACCCTCAACGGAACCGTGTCTAGCGGGGCATGCATACGCGAGTAA
- the rpsO gene encoding 30S ribosomal protein S15, with translation MALEASIKKAIIEEYATHPGDTGSPEVQIAMMTRRILDLTEHLKMHKHDHHSRRGLLLLVGQRRRLLGYLQNVDITRYRTLIEKLGLRR, from the coding sequence ATGGCTCTTGAAGCTAGCATCAAGAAGGCGATCATCGAAGAGTACGCAACCCACCCGGGTGACACGGGATCCCCCGAGGTCCAGATCGCGATGATGACTCGTCGCATCCTCGACCTCACGGAGCACCTCAAGATGCACAAGCATGACCACCACTCACGTCGTGGACTGCTTCTTCTTGTCGGTCAGCGTCGTCGTCTGCTGGGTTACCTGCAGAACGTCGACATCACGCGTTACCGCACGTTGATCGAGAAGCTGGGACTGCGCCGCTAG
- a CDS encoding NADP-dependent oxidoreductase, which yields MSRRITYSQLGGPEVLTISEISEPHAGEGEVRVRVKFAAINPFDAKVFSGEATSSPQNVSFPSGNGNDFAGVVDEIGDGVSTWAIGDEVLGGKGFSAQADYVVVVANALVRKPDALSWQQAGALDIVGRTAWASVESVSLTAADTVLVSAAAGGVGVIAAQLAKLKGAKVIGSASESNHEFLRSLGIHPVTYGQGMVERILEISPEGVTAALDNNGRETVDAALALGAPADRINTIADYAALDEYGTTGVGAAGATADDLATLAVLVAAGTVQVPIDSVFPFEQVSQAYTKLLEGHSRGKIVLEL from the coding sequence ATGTCGCGTCGTATTACTTACTCTCAGCTCGGTGGGCCCGAAGTGCTCACCATTTCCGAAATCTCCGAACCCCATGCGGGTGAGGGTGAAGTGCGAGTGCGGGTGAAATTTGCCGCAATTAACCCCTTCGATGCCAAGGTATTCAGCGGTGAAGCTACATCGAGCCCGCAGAATGTCAGTTTTCCCAGCGGCAACGGTAACGACTTCGCGGGCGTCGTCGATGAGATCGGTGACGGCGTCAGCACGTGGGCGATCGGCGATGAAGTGCTCGGCGGCAAAGGGTTTAGCGCTCAGGCTGACTACGTGGTGGTCGTGGCCAACGCGCTCGTTCGTAAGCCGGATGCGCTCAGCTGGCAGCAGGCAGGTGCGCTCGACATCGTGGGTCGCACTGCATGGGCAAGCGTTGAGAGCGTCTCCTTGACGGCTGCCGACACCGTTCTGGTTAGCGCAGCGGCGGGGGGTGTCGGTGTGATCGCCGCACAATTGGCAAAGCTGAAGGGCGCGAAAGTGATTGGCTCAGCCAGCGAATCAAACCACGAATTTCTGCGTTCGCTGGGCATCCACCCGGTCACCTACGGTCAAGGAATGGTCGAACGTATTCTCGAGATCAGTCCGGAAGGCGTGACCGCCGCGCTTGACAACAACGGACGCGAAACAGTGGATGCCGCGCTTGCGCTCGGCGCTCCCGCCGACCGCATCAATACGATTGCCGACTACGCCGCGCTTGACGAATACGGTACGACGGGTGTTGGTGCTGCGGGTGCCACCGCGGATGACCTTGCGACACTCGCTGTGCTTGTGGCCGCGGGGACCGTGCAGGTGCCGATCGATTCGGTCTTCCCGTTCGAGCAGGTGTCGCAGGCATACACGAAGCTCTTGGAGGGCCACTCGCGCGGAAAGATTGTGCTTGAGCTGTAG